The sequence GTTGTGCCACTTTGTGTTGCCTTCCTTCAGCTGTCAGATTGCAGGGTTGGGTCAATCTGGGGTGGGATGTTTAaggacatcccccccccccaatcttgcCTTTGGGGTAGAGCATCAATTCTCTGCCCCTCGGGACTGTGGGGCGAGTGCCTCCTTCAGTGGTGGGGGGTGTATGTGTCTCCCTGGTTTGATTGTTGCCTTCTAAAAGAAGGGAGGCTCCTTCACTGGCTGGTCTTGGAGGGAGATGTAACggagtcagaagggacctcggaggacatctagtccaaccccctgctcacgcaggagacctgcagtagggattcgaaccaccgaatggccgacctttctgatcgacaagctcagcgtcttagccactgagccacctagtcaaccactgggacacaaacacacacacacacacacaatcggaAGATGTCCACTGGGAGagatacccacccacccacaaacaCTGGGAGAGAAATCCAACCGCACAACGAACACACACATTCACGCAacgaacacacacaaacacacattcacGCTGTGGGTGTCCACTGGGGCACCCACTCGCAAACGCTGGGAGAAGAGATCCATCCATACAACAAGCACAAAAGACACACTCACTCCAAAGAGGTTCATTGGGAGAGACAGACACCCACCCACACAGAAACTCAACAAACACAagttggctcaggggctaagacgcggagcttgttgatcagaaaagtcggcagttcggcagttcgaatccctagtacggcgtgagcagggggttggactagatgacctacaaggtcccttccagctccgttaCTGTTACACTCACTCTGAAGATGACCAACTAGGAGACacaagcacacatacacacaaacacaccccacAAATTCACGGACTCATTCTCTGGGCCACAGCTTGGCCTTGGGGCCAAGAAGCATTGCAAAGGCagcagtggggtgggggagatatTTGGGGAAGGGGGTGGTGGTTATCCTGGCAAAGGCCCCTCTTTGTTTGGATCATCCGCCCCCAAAGTCCATTCATTGGCTTTGAGAGCCTTGCCTGTAAAGAACGGAtgagttcaggtagtccttgacttacgacccgaCGGAGCCCTgggtttttgttgctaagcgagagttTGGCCCCGTTTTACGTCCTTCCTTGTCACAGGAAACTAGATTTGCAAAATCCGTTGGAACGACGGCCGCGACGTGCTTCACTGTGCCAAAAAAGGTGACAAAATCAGGCGAAACAACAGCCTTGTTTAACAGCCTGAATTCTGCTCCCAATCCTGGTCGTAAGTCGGCCAGACTACCTGTTAACGGGCGGGTAAAACTCAAGCCTTCGTATCTTTTATCTCGCCAGGAGATTCCACCTGTCCGGATTCACAACACAGCGGCGAGTCAAGTTCCGGATGTCACTTGCGTTCCGCCGGTAACGGTTTCCTACGAGGGATTACCAAAAAGGATCCCATGTCCCTCTTGGCCGGAGGACGCAAATACTCGGACCATTGCGAAGCTCGCGCTTCCAGGCCGGGCAAAAGCCGGATTCCCGGGCGAGACCACCGGCGGTATTACCACGAGCACTGGCGGGCCGAATACTTGATGGATTTCAACGCGGCTCGGCATGGCATGATCTGCATGGTGTGCGGGAGCTCGCTGGCCACGCTGAAGCTGAGTACCATCAAGAGACACATCCGGCAAAAACACGCCTACTCGCTCACCTGGAGCGCCCAGGAGAAAGAGGTCATCATGAACAGTTGGGATGCCCACCTGGGCTTGGAGATGGAGACGGACGGGGCACGCGAGTCTGGCAAAGGGCCCGGTGCGGCCCCTGGGGATCACGGTAGGCTGGGTGTCTTTCGGGGCAGGATTCTAGATTCCGGTGggtgcgggggtgtgtgtgttttggcCTGGAGTGGAACGCCCCCAAAGTCCATTCATTGGAGTTTAATGCAGAAAATAACCTGCAGAGAGAAatcatggagattttgaaatttgaaaaatcACATTTCTGATCTTTAAGGGGCAAATTTCTGATCTTTAATGTCTAACCTTTAATGTCTAATTTCTAAATCTATCTTAATTTCTTTGATCTAATTTCTGTTGtctaatttctgttttaatttctagTATTTATCTAATATCAGTTTGGTGCAGTGCTaagagcaccaggctagaaagcgggaaAGGGTGAGTTCTAGAGCCaccttaaaaaaaggaaagctggTTGGGAAGAAGGCGATGGCAAACCACGCTTgaagccttgccaagaaaactgcagggatatgTCCCGGCAATCAAGTCAAGTCAAAATTGACTTGAAAGCACACACATgcgctcaatctctctctctccctccctccctctctccctctctccatctttattcatccatccatccatatctcttacctatctcatctttctctctccctccctttctccctttctctctcgtctccatccacccacccacccatccatctatatctcttACCTATctcgtctctctgtctctctccctccctctctccctttctctctctctgtcttcatccatccatccatccatccatccatccatccatccatccctcttatctatctcatttctctttctctctccagctctccctttctctctctccgtcttcatccatccatccatccatccatccatctctcctatctatctcgtctatgtctgtctgtacatctatctatctatctatctatctatctatctatctatctatctatctatctatctatcatctatctatatctgcctgtctatctgtatctatctgtctgtctgtctctctatcatctatcaatgtatctatgtatgtatgtatgtatgtatgtatgtatgtatgtatgtatctatctatctatctatctatctatctatctatctatctatctatctatctatctatctatctatctatctatctctatatctgcctgtctgtctgtctctctctctctctaatctcctATCTATATCTCCTATCTATCTCGtccgctgtctgtctgtctctctatctttctatctttctttctccatccatccattccatccatccatctatcattcaTTCTTTCTATCATCTAACATCTCCTGCCCTCCCTGTCCGTCTATCATATAGCTGTCTACGTTATACACAGACAGTTAGTTCATGGTTTCTTGAACAAGCTGTCTTCTTGATGttccattcttttattttaattcattaaaaaatgTCAGCCACCTTTTCAGGCGACGGTTTTATGACTGAAACGGTAACCTGTAAAGGTGGGGGCGGGGCAGAACCTGGATTTCCAGAGTTGTTCCGAAGAGGTGGGATTGcagaatatttctttttattttcctacCTATTTCAGTATTTAAAGGCCGCTGTTAAGTATTGAATATTTGGCAGCATATTCAAAAataacgtctgggtgggtgggtggagggagcctcccgccgctgccggTTCGTCCAAACCAGGACGAACCGGTaaaaacccatcactggtctccaaccttggcaactttaagacttgtggacttcaactcccagaattcctcagccagcaaactctgggagttgaagtccacaagtctgaaagttgccaaggttggagacccctgttttaagtggCTCAAACCCCAGCCAACAAGGGGGTTTCAGCTTTTCCCATTTCACTTCCAGCTGCTCCAGCTCTGgtcctttttctaaaaaaacaaaacaaaaaaaatctatttatctgcgcaggactggactagaattttaaattttgaatttggttttaatggggttttattatttgtattgctatttttaattatttatttttattttatttttattttatttgcatttatatcccgcccttctccaaagactcagggcggcttacactatgtcaggcaatagtcttcatccattctgtatactatatacaaggtcaacttattgccccccaacaatctgggtcctcattttacctaccttataaaggatggaaggctgagtcaaccttgggcctggtgggacttgaacctgcaatattgcaagcagttgctgttaataacaggctgcattagcctgttgagccaccagaggcccttataattattcggccttatgtaataagttttttaattgatgttttattttgtatttatatgtatattttatctggctgtgaaccgccctgagtccctagggagacagggcagtataaaaatgcgaaaaataaaataataaataaataataaaataaaagaaacccTACAACCTTAAATTCTGATTTTCAACAACCTGGGACTTTGGTGGCCTGatggagaatgaaaaaaaaaaaaggatttaccTGTCTTGTTCCACGCAGCAGAGCTCTCCCTGGACGGAGGCCGCCGGAGATGCCGTGGGCCGGCTCCTCTTCCCTCTCGTGGGGGGCGCCGGCCCTCCGGCGTCACCCTGAAATCTTCCTCGGACGGCGAATCCCAGAGCCTGGAGCAGTATTTGAAGCAATCGTTGCAGAGCTGGTTCCAGTCCGAATTCCTGATGGATTACGACCCCCATGGCAACCGTCTCTTCTGCATGATGTGCGGCTCCTCCCTGCCCAGTTTGAACCTGGACGACATCAAACGTCACGTGATGGAGGCGCACCCCACTTCTCTTGGCTTCAGCCCTGCTGAGAAGGGGGCTATCCTGGAGGCATGGAACTCTCGAGAGTTGGTGCTGGGAGGCGAGGGGAGAAACGCAGAGGACGCAGGTGAGAAAGAAGTGGGGAGAGGGAAAAAGCACCCACCCtggacgaggggagacatgatagcagccttccggtatttgaggggctgccacaaagaagagagggagtcaatctattctccaaagcaccagaaggcaggacaagaagcaacggatgcaggggtgaaatctacttaccttccttaacgGTTTGAAAGTGCACACACCCCGTGTGCGCAGAAAATTGCAGGGTATTTCTAATCTGGGAAgacagatgggtgggtggggggtgctttttgccctccccgggctctggaggctttccttgagcctccaggagggcgaaaaaggcctccccaggctctgcagGCCCTCCGGAGGTTGGAAACgggcctgaacttccagtagggccgtttttcaccctccctgagcatccgcctgcacttacctgcatccaaaatgggtttcatggggactcctgggaggggaggggcagggtgggcggggccagccaggagtgggatttgggggttctccgaactgcacagaatcttagctagaggttctcgcgaacccccagcagcctagcCCTTGAAGGCAGACCTGGGCAGGGAGCAGGAATtaaattcattcttttttcttccttttgtaacCTACCCAGAAACTGCCATGTCTGCCCGACAGGATCTGATCACGAAACAGCTCGATTCTTCGGCTTCCCCAGATCACCCCACGGCAGAGGAGGGGACGGATGAAGCCGGCCCTTGGGACTCGGAAGGGAGCAGCCCTCGCGTTCCGGTCCGTGGCCGAGACCACCGCCGCTACTTCCAGGAACACTGGAGGATGGAGTACTTAATGGACTACAACGGGGTGCGCCACGGGCTGGTGTGCATGGTTTGTGGGAGCACCCTGGCCACGCTCAAAATGAGCACCATCAAGAGGCACATCCAGCAGAAGCACCCCGACTCCACGCAACTCAGTCACCAGGTCAAAGCGCTCATCGTGCAGGAGTGGAACCAGAAAGTGGCCCGCCTGACGGACGCCGACGACTCCCAGCCGGAAACGGATGCGGAGGTAGACCAAGGTGAGGGACGTCTGCATGTGGGTGTTGCACGGGTGTCATGAGGAAGCTGGGACTGCCCTGGCTGGTgtacagatgatgatgatgatgatgatgatgatgatgatgatgatgatgatgatgatgattattattattattggaaaacTGAGGCACGGTGACTGTCTaagctagtgtttctcaaccgtggtaAACTTTAGAATTCGTGGACTTCTCAGGAATCCCCAGTCAgtatgggttagggttagggctggaaggggaattctgggagctgaagtccacccatcttatttctgggaattgaagaccattcatcttaaagcatgctggttgggggattcttgGAAttgaaagtccacccatcttaattctgggagttgaagtcttaagacCCCTTAAAACTGCAAAAGTTGAGCAACACTGCTCCAAGCTGAAAAGGGGATAATCAGTGAGGATTTCCAGCGTCTCTCCCTTTGTAATAAAAACACAATTATCCCTAACAAGCTTGCCACTGTCTTTTGTTCTCGCTTTCCAGCCGAATCGCGGCGTGTTTACAAGCCACCTGCATCTCCAGAGGATCCTCGGGAGGACTGGGCCACCCCTAAGAGGGAGGAAGACACCCCCGGAGCAGATAGGCTGGCCCTTCTCCAGCCGTCTCCAGGGGCTGCCTCCTCCACGTagacggggggaggggggtggctggctttttgccttccccgggctctggagacgttcctcgagcctccaggacgGCAAAAAAGGCCTCCCCAGGCTATTcaagccctccggaggctggaaaagggcccgaacttccagtaggcccatttttcaccctccctgagcctccgtgtgcgccctgcacttaacctgcatccaaaatgggtttcatggggactcctgggaggggaggggcagggtgggcggggccagccaggagtgggatttgggggttctccgaactgcacagaatcttagctagaggttctcgcgaacccccagcagcctagcCCTTGAAGGCAGACCTGGGCAGGGAGCAGGAATtaaattcattcttttttcttccttttgtaacCTACCCAGAAACTGCCATGTCTGCCCGACAGGATCTGATCACGAAACAGCTCGATTCTTCGGCTTCCCCAGATCACCCCACGGCAGAGGAGGGGACGGATGAAGCCGGCCCTTGGGACTCGGAAGGGAGCAGCCCTCGCGTTCCGGTCCGTGGCCGAGACCACCGCCGCTACTTCCAGGAACACTGGAGGATGGAGTACTTAATGGACTACAACGGGGTGCGCCACGGGCTGGTGTGCATGGTTTGTGGGAGCACCCTGGCCACGCTCAAAATGAGCACCATCAAGAGGCACATCCAGCAGAAGCACCCCGACTCCACGCAACTCAGTCACCAGGTCAAAGCGCTCATCGTGCAGGAGTGGAACCAGAAAGTGGCCCGCCTGACGGACGCCGACGACTCCCAGCCGGAAACGGATGCGGAGGTAGACCAAGGTGAGGGACGTCTGCATGTGGGTGTTGCACGGGTGTCATGAGGAAGCTGGGACTGCCCTGGCTGGTgtacagatgatgatgatgatgatgatgatgatgatgatgatgatgatgatgatgatgatgatgattggaaAAGTGAGGCACGGTGACTGTCTAAGCtactgtttctcaaccatggtaaACTTTAGAATTTGTGGACTTCTCaggattccccagtcagcatgggttagggttagggctggaaggggaattctgggaattgcaagtccatccatcttgaagCAGCTGGTTGGGggatcctgggaattgaagtccatccatcttgaagcagctgcctggggaattctgggagttgaagtccacccatcttaattctgggaattgaagaccattcatccatcttaaagcagttaggggattctgggagttcacccatcttaaaataacataacataacatcagagttggaagggaccttggaggccttctagtccaaccccctgccccatcttatttctgggaattgaagaccgttcatcttaaagcatgctggttgggggattcttgGAAttgaaagtccacccatcttaattctgggagttgaagtcttaagacCCCTTAAAACTGCAAAAGTTGAGCAACAGTGCTACAAGGTGAAAAGGGGATAATCAGTGAGGATTTCCAGCGTCTCCCCCTTTGTAATAAAAACACAATTATCCCTAACAAGCTCGCCACTGTCTTTTGTTCTCGCTTTCCAGCCGAATCGCGGCGTGTTTACAAGCCACCTGCATCTCCAAAGGATCCTCCGGAGGACTGGGCCACCCCTAAGAGGGAGGAAGACACCCCCGGAGCAGACAGGCTGGCCCTTCCCCTGCCATCTACAGGGGCTGCCTCCTCCACGCCAGCCGGGACCTTATCTCGGCGGAGTCAGCGCCGAAACTACCAGCCCCGCTGGCGGGTGCAGTACCTGATGGACTACGACGAGCAGAAACACGGTTTGATCTGCATGGTCTGCGGGGGCACGCTGGCCACCCTCAAAGTCAGCACCATCAAACGTCACATCCTCCAGGTGCATCGGTTCTCTCTGGAATACACCGAGCTGGAGAAACAGACAATCCTCGAAGCTTACGGCAAAAGCGAGCGAGTTGCCAGGCGCGGCAGGGCCCTGGGCCCAAAGTTGCCCGTGGCGGGCCTAGATTCCGAAACTCAGGATATTAAGCCGAACGTGGAAGAGGCAGGGAAAATGGCCTTGGGTTACAAACTCTCGGTGTGCGCGGTTTAGCCGAATCGGCTGCGGAACAACAAACAGTGAATGTGATGGTTTCTACTTTTCTTGCGTCTTCTGCTGCGGACAGCAGAGAAGGTCGAAGTGTTTCTCGGAGAGCTGCAACTGGAACCAACGCTTGCGGAAGGTCCCAAAATATTTGTTTAATTGCATGTTGTGTTCCAGcagcaacaatatatatatatttttctctctgggcctCTGTGCTGCAGAGATTTTGACTCAGAAAACTTGGGGCGCCAGGGGCTGATGGTACATTGAGAGCTGGAGAAAAAAAGCCAAaccaaacaggggaaaaaaaaatggaatggaaaacgTGGACTTATCTTGAAACTgtaattgttggggggggggggaaatagcagGCTTGCGAGCCGCTAAAACCTTCACGCATGTCATTCCTCCTCCTGCGACTTTGCTTCAGGAagattttggttttattttattttttgaactcTCGCGTTGCGATATGTAGAGGTACGTGGCAGTTCCGCAGGCTGCGGCAAGCTTCAGGTTGCCAACCAGTTTTAAGAAAACGTCCTCGTCTTACCAGAGTTGTCGCTCAGGGTTAGAAAGCAGCTCTTCTAAACAAGGCTGGGCGTTAAGTACCCCTTGCCTTGGAACCCGGGTGTCATGGAACCTGGCGCAGACGGGCCTTGGCTTTTaggtttttccttcttttttttaaaaaaaaaaaaattgggaagttTGCACGCCACAAAACCCGACAAGGCATTTCCTCTGGAATCGTTCTTTTGCGCTTCCTGCCTCAGGAACGTCTTCGTTGCAAGCGTTCGAAAGCAAGAAGGAGAACAGGTGGGAAAGAGGGCGTGGAGGAAAACGTCGGCCAGCTGGCGGTGGGAAGCCGAAGTGGCGTTGTGTCACAGTGGAGGGATTACTAGCACAAGGCATtgcggggggtgtgtgtgtgtgtgtggacggTGCTTATTTTTGAAATAAGCCAGCTTTCGGTTTTGCGACAGTGCTGCCGTGCAATAAGCCAAGGCCTTTTATTCCAAAGCCTACCGGAGAAATTCTCCCAGGAAATTATAAATTCTGTTTCTCCTGTGCGTCCCCCACCCAAAGCTGAATAATGGCGACTGCACCCCAGAatcgggggtggatgggtggttgGTCCTTGGGCTTAGGTGGCGTCACTTAAGGAGAACcccggagaaaaaaaaattgagcggAGTTTGCAATTTTCTCTTGGCGTTGCACATAAAAGCACGTGTAGAAGGAGCTGACACATCGTAAGATGAATCAATGGAGTCCATGTTTAGTTACCATGCCAGGCACAGGAG comes from Ahaetulla prasina isolate Xishuangbanna chromosome 17, ASM2864084v1, whole genome shotgun sequence and encodes:
- the ZFTA gene encoding zinc finger translocation-associated protein isoform X1 translates to MEPPHLSIKQEPLDSGDSTCPDSQHSGESSSGCHLRSAGNGFLRGITKKDPMSLLAGGRKYSDHCEARASRPGKSRIPGRDHRRYYHEHWRAEYLMDFNAARHGMICMVCGSSLATLKLSTIKRHIRQKHAYSLTWSAQEKEVIMNSWDAHLGLEMETDGARESGKGPGAAPGDHAELSLDGGRRRCRGPAPLPSRGGRRPSGVTLKSSSDGESQSLEQYLKQSLQSWFQSEFLMDYDPHGNRLFCMMCGSSLPSLNLDDIKRHVMEAHPTSLGFSPAEKGAILEAWNSRELVLGGEGRNAEDAETAMSARQDLITKQLDSSASPDHPTAEEGTDEAGPWDSEGSSPRVPVRGRDHRRYFQEHWRMEYLMDYNGVRHGLVCMVCGSTLATLKMSTIKRHIQQKHPDSTQLSHQVKALIVQEWNQKVARLTDADDSQPETDAEVDQETAMSARQDLITKQLDSSASPDHPTAEEGTDEAGPWDSEGSSPRVPVRGRDHRRYFQEHWRMEYLMDYNGVRHGLVCMVCGSTLATLKMSTIKRHIQQKHPDSTQLSHQVKALIVQEWNQKVARLTDADDSQPETDAEVDQAESRRVYKPPASPKDPPEDWATPKREEDTPGADRLALPLPSTGAASSTPAGTLSRRSQRRNYQPRWRVQYLMDYDEQKHGLICMVCGGTLATLKVSTIKRHILQVHRFSLEYTELEKQTILEAYGKSERVARRGRALGPKLPVAGLDSETQDIKPNVEEAGKMALGYKLSVCAV
- the ZFTA gene encoding zinc finger translocation-associated protein isoform X2, yielding MEPPHLSIKQEPLDSGDSTCPDSQHSGESSSGCHLRSAGNGFLRGITKKDPMSLLAGGRKYSDHCEARASRPGKSRIPGRDHRRYYHEHWRAEYLMDFNAARHGMICMVCGSSLATLKLSTIKRHIRQKHAYSLTWSAQEKEVIMNSWDAHLGLEMETDGARESGKGPGAAPGDHELSLDGGRRRCRGPAPLPSRGGRRPSGVTLKSSSDGESQSLEQYLKQSLQSWFQSEFLMDYDPHGNRLFCMMCGSSLPSLNLDDIKRHVMEAHPTSLGFSPAEKGAILEAWNSRELVLGGEGRNAEDAETAMSARQDLITKQLDSSASPDHPTAEEGTDEAGPWDSEGSSPRVPVRGRDHRRYFQEHWRMEYLMDYNGVRHGLVCMVCGSTLATLKMSTIKRHIQQKHPDSTQLSHQVKALIVQEWNQKVARLTDADDSQPETDAEVDQETAMSARQDLITKQLDSSASPDHPTAEEGTDEAGPWDSEGSSPRVPVRGRDHRRYFQEHWRMEYLMDYNGVRHGLVCMVCGSTLATLKMSTIKRHIQQKHPDSTQLSHQVKALIVQEWNQKVARLTDADDSQPETDAEVDQAESRRVYKPPASPKDPPEDWATPKREEDTPGADRLALPLPSTGAASSTPAGTLSRRSQRRNYQPRWRVQYLMDYDEQKHGLICMVCGGTLATLKVSTIKRHILQVHRFSLEYTELEKQTILEAYGKSERVARRGRALGPKLPVAGLDSETQDIKPNVEEAGKMALGYKLSVCAV